From a single Nicotiana tabacum cultivar K326 chromosome 8, ASM71507v2, whole genome shotgun sequence genomic region:
- the LOC107829637 gene encoding tropinone reductase homolog At5g06060-like yields MAGNREERMTVVADLTTNLLNTINEINNVGTNIWKPSIEYTAEDYSHMMVLGNEFKLYVVMNLMMAAGMIQLTRNLACEWGEDGIRVNAVAPWYTKTPLVKNVLKDKPFLDELIARMPLRRPGEVEEASSVVAYLCLSGASYVTGQVIAVDGGFTVYGFK; encoded by the exons ATGGCAGGTAACAGAGAAGAAAGGATGACGGTAGTAGCCGATCTCACCACCAACCTCTTAAACACCATCAACGAG ATAAATAATGTTGGAACAAATATTTGGAAGCCATCTATcgaatatacagcagaagattattcCCATATGATGGtgcttggtaatgagtttaagctttatgttgtcatgaat CTGATGATGGCAGCTGGGATGATTCAGCTTACACGAAATTTGGCTTGTGAATGGGGAGAAGATGGTATTCGGGTTAATGCCGTTGCGCCATGGTACACAAAGACACCACTCGTGAAAAAT GTGCTCAAAGATAAACCATTTTTGGATGAGTTAATAGCAAGAATGCCTCTTAGGCGTCCAGGCGAAGTTGAAGAAGCTTCATCCGTGGTGGCTTATCTTTGTCTTTCTGGCGCTTCCTACGTCACTGGCCAGGTTATAGCCGTTGACGGAGGATTCACTGTCTATGGGTTCAAATAG